The following are encoded in a window of Fusarium oxysporum f. sp. lycopersici 4287 chromosome 5, whole genome shotgun sequence genomic DNA:
- a CDS encoding hypothetical protein (At least one base has a quality score < 10), which translates to MSLTAVETAARTSQRLNAMPQTMPEAMPHPHPTTIMNWAPDTHHPPRGPARSHYDQHLYSPVGLLTVGPDHRRPSQLQHHQHPRTGHVYQLNEMPGSVPQNQPHHPLHPPPGLYATDPTAGQQARPPQAPSTLRLRNSEMLDHVQGHHPVYAPRLHSVSEDQPPAFVHGQHRPSIDMCAVPPFTEYHFNPAATTNGGPPHSNSPMVSPTEPRPDHMKIPDILTTGEGSGGRMSANNRSGDVRFRLQIRQQPIAARSCGFGERDRRVIDPPPIVQLLIEGANLTKEETVKHLRYPQYVMSCSIYDESGRQQRRLMGLLVSAPFVGF; encoded by the exons ATGTCTCTAACAGCTGTCGAGACCGCCGCGCGAACATCACAGCGGCTGAACGCGATGCCACAGACCATGCCGGAGGCCATGCCACATCCACACCCGACGACAATAATGAATTGGGCACCGGACAcacatcatcctcctcggGGTCCAGCTCGCTCTCACTATGACCAACACCTGTATTCTCCGGTGGGCCTACTCACCGTAGGGCCCGatcatcgtcgtccttcACAGctgcagcatcatcaacacccGCGAACTGGCCATGTTTACCAACTGAATGAGATGCCGGGCTCTGTGCCTCAAaaccaacctcatcatcctcttcatccacCACCTGGGCTATATGCTACTGATCCTACAGCTGGACAGCAAGCCCGTCCACCGCAAGCTCCATCTACCTTACGTCTACGGAATAGCGAAATGCTGGACCACGTGCAAGGCCACCATCCAGTATATGCGCCGAGACTGCACTCGGTGTCAGAGGATCAACCGCCCGCCTTCGTACATGGCCAGCATAGACCATCAATCGATATGTGTGCCGTTCCTCCCTTTACAGAGTATCACTTCAATCCGGCTGCTACAACCAATGGTGGGCCGCCTCATTCGAATAGTCCTATGGTATCTCCAACTGAACCGAGGCCTGATCATATGAAGATACCCGATATTCTTACCACTGGCGAGGGAAGTGGCGGTAGGATGAGCGCGAACAATCGCTCAGGCGATGTTCGCTTTAGGCTCCAGATACGGCAGCAACCAATTGCGGCTCGATCATGCGGATTCGGGGAGAGAGACCGGAGAGTAATCGATCCGCCGCCAATCGTTCAGCTTCTCATTGAAGGTGCCAATCTCACGAAAGAGGAGACAGTAAAACATCTGCGCTATCCCCAATACGTGATGAGCTGCTCTATATACGATGAATCTGG TCGGCAACAGCGCCGACTCATGGGCTTATTAGTCAGTGCCCCGTTCGTTGGCTTTTAG